GTCAAGATCCAGTAACAAAAGGCTTTAGCTATGATGTAGATGGTGATGGACATACTGATAGATTAGATGGCTTGGGTTGTAAAGTTACAGGTGAGAGTGTGCAGTTTTTCTCTGCTCAGCAAAGCTCAAGTTCGCAAAGTTCAAGTTCACAAAGCTCAAGCTCACAAGGTAATATAACTGTAGGGACTGCACAATTGGGAAATTTGGCGGAAGCTGCTGTGACTATCTATAAAATAGAAGATAATGGAAGCTTTACTCCTTTATGGAATGAGACAACAAGTAGTGGAGATACACTCGATGAGATAGGAAAGTTCAATATCCATGCAGATGAGCTTCATGATGAGGAGTACTATCTCTTTAAAGTTGTAGGGGGTAAAGATTGGGATGCAGATGATAATGGTATAAAAGATGCACATTTTACTCTCAATAGAGGAACTATTAGGCTTGTTGCAAAAGGAAAGGATATCAAGGTTGCAGGAAATAATCTCAGAGTCACGCAAGTTTCAGAATTAATCTATGAGAGCGTTGTCAAGCAGATAAAATATAACTTCAATAAAGCAAACTTTCAAACAGTTTTACAAAATTCGATAGTAAAGATTGTACAAGATATAAATCAAGATGGAACTGTAGATATACAAGATATGCTCCAATTCGATCCAGTCAATGACAAAAATAGGCTTACACATATTTATAAATTAAAAGCACAAGATATTATAGATCTTATTCATTTAGGAAGAATACCAGCTCTATTCTTTTCGGCTCAAATCGGCCACTATAATACAGGTGGAGAGTCTCATAATATAGCCCTCTCAAATGATGGAACAAAGGCGTATATAGCAGATGGGAGAGACGGTTTGGTTATCATAGATATCAGCAATCCTCAAACCCCCACTCAAATTGGTTTCTTTGATACAACTGGAATTGCGTGGGATGTTGCTCTCTCAAATGATGGAACAAAAGCGTATGTGGCAAATGGGGCCGGTTTAGCTATTATAGATATCAGAGATCCTCAAAATCCAACTCTTCTTGGCTCCTATTATACAGCAGCAGGTGTTTGGGATGTAGCCGTCTCACAAGATGGAACAAAGGTATATGTGACAGATGGAGATAGAGTTGGTTTGCTTATCATAGATATCAGAGATCCTCAAAATCCAACTCTTCTTGGCTCATGTAATATAGCAAGAATTGCTTTTCAAGTTGTTCTCTCAAAGGATGGAACAAAAGCGTATGTGGCAAATGGGGCTGGTTTAGCTATTATAGATATCAGAGATCCTCAAAATCCAACTCTTCTTGGCTCCTATTATACAGCAGCAGGTGTTTGGAATGTAGCCGTCTCACAAGATGGAACAAAGGCGTATGTGGTAAATGAGGCCGGTTTAGCTATTATAGATATTAACAATCCTCAAAATCCAACTCTTCTTGGCTCTTTTAATACAGCCGGAATTTCCAGGAACGTTGCCCTTTCAAGTGATGGAACAAAAGCATATATGACAGATTCTTCTAATGGTTTAGTTATTATAGATATTGGTAATCCTCAAAATCCTACTTTGATTAGTTCATGTGATACTGCTGGAACAGCTTATGGTGTAGCTCTCTCACAAGATGGAACAAAAGCATATATAGCAGATGGAGAAAATGGGTTAGTTATCGTAGATGTTAGCGAACCGGAAAATTTCATTTCATTTAAAAGCAATGCTTTAATTGGCTCCTATAATTTAGCTGGATATGCTTTGGATATTGTTCTCTCACAAGATGGAACAAAAGCGTATGTAGCAGATGGCTGGCAAGGTTTGGCTATCATAGATGTCAGTAATCCTCAAAATCCAACTCAAATTAGCTCGTCTGGTACAGGGGGATATGCTCATGGTGTTGCTCTCTCAAGCATTAGAAAATATGCATATGTAGCAAATTACACTAAAGGTTTAGCTATTTTAGATATCAGAGATCCTCAAAATCCGACTCTTCTTGGCTTCTACGATACAGCAGGAACTGCATGGGATATTATTCTCTCAAATGATGGAAAAAAAGCATATGTGGCAGATTATTCCAATGGTTTAGTTATCATTGACGTCAATAACCCTCAAAATCCAACTCAAATAGGTCACTATGATACGGATGGATATGCCTATGGCATTACTCTCTCACGAGATGGAACAAAGGCATATGTGGCAGATGGCTGGCATGGTTTAGCTATCATAGATGTTAGCAATCCTCAAACCCCTACTCAGATTAGTTCATGTGATATAGGAAGATCTGCTTATGGTGTTGTTCTCTCACAAGATGAGAAAAAAGCATATGTGGCAGATGGGGATTCGGGTTTAACTATCATAGATATCCAAGTTCCTCAAAATCCAACTATTCTTGGCTCCTACAATTTAGCTGGTACAGGGGGAATTTCCTGGAACGTTGCCCTCTCAAATGATGGAACAAAGGCGTATGTAGCAGATGATAGCAATGGGGTAGTAATTATAGATGTAAGTGATCCTCAAAATCCAACTCTTCTTGGATCTTATGCTACGAATGGAAGAGCTCATAGGATTGTCCTTTCAAAGAATGGAACATATGCTTATGTTGCAGATGAAATTGGTGGTTTGAAAGTAATTGATTTGACTCTTTTTGAATAATATTTTTACGGTGCCATGTAGCACCGTAAAAAGAAATAAAGTTTTAGTAATGTAATCATCTATTTTATGCTACAAATTTTACTCATGTATGTATAGGTAATGTTACAATTATAAAAATATAATCTAAAGGATATCAATGAAAATATTTATAACAGGTATTGGCAGTGGTTTAGGTGAAGCATTGGCAAAACTCTATGTTGAAGCTGGGGAAGAGGTGTATGCCCTGAGCCGCTTTTTGCCCCGCAGTTTGCAAGGATATGAAAATCTCCATTTTGTACAGCTGAACTTACATGCTTTGGAAAAGATAGAGGGAGCAGTTGAAGAATTGCTAGCACAAACAGAGCTTGATTTAGCAATTTTAAATGCCGGAATTTTAGGGGAGCTCAAAGATATGAGTGACACAAGTATCCATGAGATCGAAGAGATTATGAATCTCAATGTATGGGCAAATAAAGTACTGCTTGACTCTTTTAAAAAGCGTACCGTGAAGCAGGTTGTGGCTATCAGTAGTGGTGCAAGTGTAAGTGGAGCAAGGGGATGGAATGCCTATGCACTGAGCAAAGCGGCTCTCAATATGCTTATTCGCCTCTACGCTGCTGAGATGCCAAATACACACCTTACAGCACTTGCTCCTGGTCTTATAGAGACTCCTATGATGGAGCATATTTTACAGCATGCTGATAGGGAGAAATTCCCTGTAGTAAAACGCCTAGCAGAGTCTCAAAGACTTGCACCAGCAGATGCTGCTTTATTGCTAAGTGATAGTTTTGGAAAACTTTTGGAGTTTCCAAGCGGAGAGTTTATTGATATTAGAAACCTTTAATTATATACGTATCTCTTTGATGATTTCAAACTGCCTATGCAGGATATATTCGGCAAGAAAGTTTTCAAATTCTACATCTAAACTGTATTGTATACCCAATCTTTTCGCTTCCTCGTCGAGGTAGCGAATCTCCCCTTCTATTACAATTTTTTTATTCTCTAATGCAAACTGGAGAGTAACGCTGTCCCGTTTATTACATGAAGAAATATTACTACAGATAATACCTGCTCCTCCTATGGAGATATCTTGAATGACCCCACTGCATTGGCATTGAGAAGATGTAATAGTTATAGGAATAGACTCTTTTGGCTGAACACGTACAAATTTTCTTTTTTCCTGTGGGAGCTCTTCAAAGCAAAAAGAGTCTAAGATAACATAGTCAAAATCTTTGATCTCTTTTATTTTAGTTTTTATTGGCTTGTCTATAAGATCTGTTTTTATAAAAAGCTCTTTGTCATGATGAAAAATTTTAAAATTGCATTCTGCTATATCGACAACAATTGTATCTTCTTTTAATAGTCTGATTTTGGCTTTGCAAGATATAGGTACCTGTTTGTAAAAATCGAGTAGAATTATTTGGCTGTTTTGTCTTTTTATTTTTTCTAAAATCGACAAGATTATCTCTTGCTCTTTTTTATCATTTTCATGTTTTAATGAGCGTAACTCTTGCTGTTGCTCTTCAAAAAATTTTGTATATCCTCTTTGAAAAGCAACAATATAATTATCTATGAGTTGAATCATTATAGAGACATCAAGGTGATTATGGTGTTCTTTTTGGAGAATAATGCCAATAAAATCTTGCAAAAGTTTAAGAAGAGATTTTGTAAGAGGTGGAAGGATATTAAATCTATTTTGTGCCAGCATATATGCAAAATTGATAATTTTTTGCTCTCTATCGGATGTACCAGGTGTGAAAAGTATAAGGTAGAGTTTTTCTGCTATGGTGTTGATTGCTCCAGATGAGAGGGGTTTACTATTTTTTGGTGGCTTTTCTAAAATGGAAGAACGGAAAAATTCAAGAAAGTGCTCTTTATATTGTGAAAAAAATGCTTTGTGTTTACTCAAAAAGGAATTCATCGTTTCCATGTTTATTCCTAAATTGTAATTATTAATCAAACTATAGTAATATTACCACAAAAAAGGAGAGGGGGGGATAATGAAAAGCTTTTTGATGTATCTTGGTGCAGTAGCGGTTATTATTGGACTTTTGCAATTTATTCCAACCTATGAAAAATCAAACCCACCAACCGATCCTCAAAAAGAGATACAAGCTCCAAAGGAGGTGATGGCAATTTTTAA
The Nitratiruptor tergarcus DSM 16512 genome window above contains:
- a CDS encoding LVIVD repeat-containing protein, which produces MQKLLKSIMLVGLLFVSYLLAAGNTDPISQIEHDVLANNGGKYDITGYFASYHFSSDTKSNWTFTFASRYGGKTYQLLGDTSEENMQRMGIFGWKPINVTPNPPQYYMVQYKRTPFGWILFDIDEEGNCKNVYKLAGQDPVTKGFSYDVDGDGHTDRLDGLGCKVTGESVQFFSAQQSSSSQSSSSQSSSSQGNITVGTAQLGNLAEAAVTIYKIEDNGSFTPLWNETTSSGDTLDEIGKFNIHADELHDEEYYLFKVVGGKDWDADDNGIKDAHFTLNRGTIRLVAKGKDIKVAGNNLRVTQVSELIYESVVKQIKYNFNKANFQTVLQNSIVKIVQDINQDGTVDIQDMLQFDPVNDKNRLTHIYKLKAQDIIDLIHLGRIPALFFSAQIGHYNTGGESHNIALSNDGTKAYIADGRDGLVIIDISNPQTPTQIGFFDTTGIAWDVALSNDGTKAYVANGAGLAIIDIRDPQNPTLLGSYYTAAGVWDVAVSQDGTKVYVTDGDRVGLLIIDIRDPQNPTLLGSCNIARIAFQVVLSKDGTKAYVANGAGLAIIDIRDPQNPTLLGSYYTAAGVWNVAVSQDGTKAYVVNEAGLAIIDINNPQNPTLLGSFNTAGISRNVALSSDGTKAYMTDSSNGLVIIDIGNPQNPTLISSCDTAGTAYGVALSQDGTKAYIADGENGLVIVDVSEPENFISFKSNALIGSYNLAGYALDIVLSQDGTKAYVADGWQGLAIIDVSNPQNPTQISSSGTGGYAHGVALSSIRKYAYVANYTKGLAILDIRDPQNPTLLGFYDTAGTAWDIILSNDGKKAYVADYSNGLVIIDVNNPQNPTQIGHYDTDGYAYGITLSRDGTKAYVADGWHGLAIIDVSNPQTPTQISSCDIGRSAYGVVLSQDEKKAYVADGDSGLTIIDIQVPQNPTILGSYNLAGTGGISWNVALSNDGTKAYVADDSNGVVIIDVSDPQNPTLLGSYATNGRAHRIVLSKNGTYAYVADEIGGLKVIDLTLFE
- a CDS encoding SDR family NAD(P)-dependent oxidoreductase, producing MKIFITGIGSGLGEALAKLYVEAGEEVYALSRFLPRSLQGYENLHFVQLNLHALEKIEGAVEELLAQTELDLAILNAGILGELKDMSDTSIHEIEEIMNLNVWANKVLLDSFKKRTVKQVVAISSGASVSGARGWNAYALSKAALNMLIRLYAAEMPNTHLTALAPGLIETPMMEHILQHADREKFPVVKRLAESQRLAPADAALLLSDSFGKLLEFPSGEFIDIRNL
- a CDS encoding PilZ domain-containing protein, translated to METMNSFLSKHKAFFSQYKEHFLEFFRSSILEKPPKNSKPLSSGAINTIAEKLYLILFTPGTSDREQKIINFAYMLAQNRFNILPPLTKSLLKLLQDFIGIILQKEHHNHLDVSIMIQLIDNYIVAFQRGYTKFFEEQQQELRSLKHENDKKEQEIILSILEKIKRQNSQIILLDFYKQVPISCKAKIRLLKEDTIVVDIAECNFKIFHHDKELFIKTDLIDKPIKTKIKEIKDFDYVILDSFCFEELPQEKRKFVRVQPKESIPITITSSQCQCSGVIQDISIGGAGIICSNISSCNKRDSVTLQFALENKKIVIEGEIRYLDEEAKRLGIQYSLDVEFENFLAEYILHRQFEIIKEIRI